The proteins below come from a single Perca flavescens isolate YP-PL-M2 chromosome 8, PFLA_1.0, whole genome shotgun sequence genomic window:
- the smad3b gene encoding mothers against decapentaplegic homolog 3b isoform X1, with product MSILPFTPPIVKRLLGWKKGEQNGQEEKWCEKAVKSLVKKLKKTGQLDELEKAITTQNVNTKCITIPRSLDGRLQVSHRKGLPHVIYCRLWRWPDLQSHHELRAVDHCEFAFHTKKDEVCVNPYHYQRVETPILPPVLVPRHTDIPAEFPPLGDYSPSIPDNTNFPAGIEPQSNYIPETPPPGYLSEDGETNDHQLNHSMDTGDSHEGSPSLSPNAVSPTNSNLDLQPVTYCESAFWCSISYYELNQRVGETFHASQPSLTVDGFTDPSNSERFCLGLLSNVNRNSAVELTRRHIGRGVRLYYIGGEVFAECLSDSAIFVQSPNCNQRYGWHPATVCKIPPGCNLKIFNNQEFAALLAQSVNQGFEAVYQLTRMCTIRMSFVKGWGAEYRRQTVTSTPCWIELHLNGPLQWLDKVLTQMGSPSIHCSSVS from the exons ATGTCTATATTACCGTTTACTCCTCCAATCGTGAAGAGGCTTCTTGGCTGGAAGAAGGGAGAGCAGAACGGACAAGAGGAGAAATGGTGCGAAAAGGCTGTCAAAAGTCTTGTAAAGAAGTTGAAAAAGACGGGACAGTTGGACGAGTTGGAAAAAGCCATCACAACACAGAATGTCAACACGAAATGCATAACCATACCCAG ATCTTTAGATGGACGTCTGCAGGTCTCCCACAGAAAAGGTCTTCCTCATGTGATCTACTGTCGCTTGTGGCGCTGGCCAGACCTGCAGTCCCACCATGAGCTGAGGGCTGTTGACCACTGTGAATTTGCCTTTCACACCAAGAAGGATGAAGTCTGCGTCAACCCCTACCACTACCAGAGGGTGGAGACACCAA tTTTGCCTCCTGTCCTAGTACCACGACATACAGATATCCCTGCAGAGTTTCCACCGTTGGGTGACTACAGTCCATCCATCCCTGATAACACCAACTTTCCTGCTGGCATTGAGCCCCAAAGTAACTATATTCCTG AAACTCCCCCACCGGGGTATCTCAGTGAGGATGGTGAGACAAATGATCACCAGCTCAACCACAGCATGGACACAGGTGACTCACATGAAG GTTCACCCAGCCTGTCGCCCAATGCTGTGTCACCCACAAACAGTAATCTTG ACTTACAACCTGTGACATACTGCGAGTCTGCCTTCTGGTGCTCTATCTCCTACTATGAGCTAAACCAACGTGTAGGAGAGACTTTCCACGCCTCCCAACCCTCCCTCACAGTAGATGGATTCACAGACCCATCCAACTCTGAACGCTTCTGTCTAGGCTTGCTTTCCAACGTCAACCGCAACTCAGCTGTAGAGCTCACACGCAGACACATAG GACGGGGCGTAAGGTTGTACTACATTGGTGGAGAAGTGTTTGCAGAGTGTCTCAGTGACAGTGCCATCTTTGTCCAGAGTCCCAACTGCAACCAGCGCTATGGCTGGCATCCTGCCACTGTCTGCAAAATACCTCCAG gctGCAACCTGAAGATCTTCAACAACCAGGAGTTTGCTGCCCTGCTCGCCCAGTCAGTCAACCAGGGCTTTGAGGCCGTCTACCAACTCACCAGGATGTGCACCATTCGCATGAGTTTTGTCAAGGGTTGGGGAGCTGAGTACAg ACGCCAGACAGTGACCAGTACCCCCTGCTGGATAGAACTGCATCTCAATGGCCCTTTGCAGTGGCTGGACAAGGTCCTTACACAGATGGGTTCTCCCAGCATCCACTGCTCCAGTGTGTCATAG
- the smad3b gene encoding mothers against decapentaplegic homolog 3b isoform X2, producing MSILPFTPPIVKRLLGWKKGEQNGQEEKWCEKAVKSLVKKLKKTGQLDELEKAITTQNVNTKCITIPRSLDGRLQVSHRKGLPHVIYCRLWRWPDLQSHHELRAVDHCEFAFHTKKDEVCVNPYHYQRVETPILPPVLVPRHTDIPAEFPPLGDYSPSIPDNTNFPAGIEPQSNYIPETPPPGYLSEDGETNDHQLNHSMDTGSPSLSPNAVSPTNSNLDLQPVTYCESAFWCSISYYELNQRVGETFHASQPSLTVDGFTDPSNSERFCLGLLSNVNRNSAVELTRRHIGRGVRLYYIGGEVFAECLSDSAIFVQSPNCNQRYGWHPATVCKIPPGCNLKIFNNQEFAALLAQSVNQGFEAVYQLTRMCTIRMSFVKGWGAEYRRQTVTSTPCWIELHLNGPLQWLDKVLTQMGSPSIHCSSVS from the exons ATGTCTATATTACCGTTTACTCCTCCAATCGTGAAGAGGCTTCTTGGCTGGAAGAAGGGAGAGCAGAACGGACAAGAGGAGAAATGGTGCGAAAAGGCTGTCAAAAGTCTTGTAAAGAAGTTGAAAAAGACGGGACAGTTGGACGAGTTGGAAAAAGCCATCACAACACAGAATGTCAACACGAAATGCATAACCATACCCAG ATCTTTAGATGGACGTCTGCAGGTCTCCCACAGAAAAGGTCTTCCTCATGTGATCTACTGTCGCTTGTGGCGCTGGCCAGACCTGCAGTCCCACCATGAGCTGAGGGCTGTTGACCACTGTGAATTTGCCTTTCACACCAAGAAGGATGAAGTCTGCGTCAACCCCTACCACTACCAGAGGGTGGAGACACCAA tTTTGCCTCCTGTCCTAGTACCACGACATACAGATATCCCTGCAGAGTTTCCACCGTTGGGTGACTACAGTCCATCCATCCCTGATAACACCAACTTTCCTGCTGGCATTGAGCCCCAAAGTAACTATATTCCTG AAACTCCCCCACCGGGGTATCTCAGTGAGGATGGTGAGACAAATGATCACCAGCTCAACCACAGCATGGACACAG GTTCACCCAGCCTGTCGCCCAATGCTGTGTCACCCACAAACAGTAATCTTG ACTTACAACCTGTGACATACTGCGAGTCTGCCTTCTGGTGCTCTATCTCCTACTATGAGCTAAACCAACGTGTAGGAGAGACTTTCCACGCCTCCCAACCCTCCCTCACAGTAGATGGATTCACAGACCCATCCAACTCTGAACGCTTCTGTCTAGGCTTGCTTTCCAACGTCAACCGCAACTCAGCTGTAGAGCTCACACGCAGACACATAG GACGGGGCGTAAGGTTGTACTACATTGGTGGAGAAGTGTTTGCAGAGTGTCTCAGTGACAGTGCCATCTTTGTCCAGAGTCCCAACTGCAACCAGCGCTATGGCTGGCATCCTGCCACTGTCTGCAAAATACCTCCAG gctGCAACCTGAAGATCTTCAACAACCAGGAGTTTGCTGCCCTGCTCGCCCAGTCAGTCAACCAGGGCTTTGAGGCCGTCTACCAACTCACCAGGATGTGCACCATTCGCATGAGTTTTGTCAAGGGTTGGGGAGCTGAGTACAg ACGCCAGACAGTGACCAGTACCCCCTGCTGGATAGAACTGCATCTCAATGGCCCTTTGCAGTGGCTGGACAAGGTCCTTACACAGATGGGTTCTCCCAGCATCCACTGCTCCAGTGTGTCATAG